GGCCATCGCCACCTCGCAGCAGGGCTTCGAAGACTGGATCAAGCAGGCCAGGGCCGCCAACAACCCGCTCACGCCCGCGGCCTATCAGGCCCTGGCGGCGCCCAGTATCAATGTGGCCGCCACGCGCTACTCCAGCACTCCCACGGGCATGTTCGACTACATCATGCACAACCAGATGAGCAAGATCGCCGGCCTGGATCCGGCGAACTGCACGCCCACGTCGCAGAATTTGATCGCAGGAAACAACTGATGTTCGGCAAACTCACCCTAGAGTCCATTCCGTACCATGAACCTATCGTCATGGTCACGCTGGCGGCGGTGGCCATCATGGGCATGGCGCTGCTGGGCGCCATTACCTACTTCCGCAAATGGAAGTACCTGTGGACCGACTGGCTCACCACGGTCGACCACAAGCGCATCGGCATCATGTACATCATCGTGGCGCTGGTCATGCTGCTGCGCGGCTTTGCCGACGCCATCATGATGCGCACGCAGCTGGCGGTGGCCTCGGCCGACTCGGCCGGCATCCTGCCGCCGCACCACTACGACCAGATCTTCACCGCCCACGGCGTCATCATGATCTTCTTCATGGCGATGCCGTTCATCACGGGCCTGATGAACGTGGTGGTGCCGCTGCAGATCGGCGCGCGCGACGTGGCCTACCCGTTCCTGAACTCGCTGAGCTTCTGGCTGTTCGTCGCCGGCGTAGTGCTGATGATGCTGTCGCTGTTCGTGGGCGAATTCGCCGCCACCGGCTGGCTGGCCTACCCGCCGCTGTCGGGGCTGGACTACAGCCCGGGCGTGGGGGTCGACTATTACCTGTGGGCGCTGCAGATATCCGGGCTGGGCACCACCCTGAGCGGCATCAACTTCATCGTGACCATCCTGCGCATGCGCGCGCCGGGCATGAGCCTGATGAAGATGCCGGTGTTCACCTGGACCGCGCTGGTCACCAACGTCCTGATCGTGGCCGCCTTCCCCGTGCTGGCCGCCACCCTGGCCCTGCTGACCGCCGACCGCTACCTGGGCACGCACTTCTTCACGAACGACATGGGCGGCAACGTCATGATGTACGTGAACCTGATCTGGATCTGGGGCCACCCCGAGGTGTACATCCTGATCCTGCCCTGCTTCGGCGCGTTCTCGGAAATCGTGGCCACGTACTCGAAAAAGCCGCTGTTCGGCTACAAGTCGATGGTCTACGCCACCGCCGCGATCGGCATCCTGTCGTTCCTGGTGTGGCTGCACCACTTCTTCACCATGGGCTCGGGGGCCAACGTCAACGCCTTCTTCGGCATCATGACGATGATCATCTCGGTGCCCACCGGCGTGAAGATATTCAACTGGCTGTTCACCATGTACCGCGGCCGGGTGGAAATGAGCACGCCCATGCTGTGGACCGTCGGGTTCATGGTCACCTTCGTGATCGGCGGCATGACCGGCGTGCTGATGGCGATTCCCGCGGTGTCGTTCGTGCTGCACAACAGCCTGTTCCTGATCGCGCACTTCCACAACGTCATCATCGGCGGCGTGGTGTTCGGCTGCATCGCCGCCATGACCTACTGGTTCCCCAAGGCCTTCGGCTTCAAGCTGAACGAACGCCTGGGCAAGTACTCGTTCTGGTGCTGGCTGGTGGGCTTCTACCTGGCCTTCATGCCGCTGTACATCCTGGGCTTCAAGGGCATGACGCGGCGCCTGAACCACTACGACAACCCCGAGTGGCAGCCCTACCTGATCGTGGCACTGGTCGGCGCCTGCTTCGTGGCGCTGGGCATCTGGTTCATCCTGCAGCAGGTGTTCGTCAGCATCCGCGACCGCAAGCAGAACCTGGACACCACCGGCGATCCCTGGGGCGGCCGCACCCTGGAATGGTCCATCCCGTCGCCGGCGCCGTTCTACAACTTCGCCCACGTGCCGCACGTCGAGCACCTGGACCAGCACTGGGAAAACAAGGAAAACGGCACGGCCTACACCGCGCCCGCCGGCTACGAGGACATCCACATGCCGCGCAATACCGGCGCCGGGGTGTACATCGGCGCCTTCGGGCTGGCCATGTGCTTCGGCCTGATCTGGCACATCTGGTGGCTGGCCATCGTCGGCTTCCTGGGCATGATCGGCTCGTTCCTGGTGCGCGCCTATGACCGCGACACCGACTACTACGTGCCCGCCGCGGAAGTCGAACGCATCGAATCCGCCCATCTCGCCAATATGCAAAAGGCCGCCTGAGCCATGACCCAAGCTGTAACCGCCCTGCCCCACGGGTCCGGCCACGCCGGACACCATGATGACGGATCCAAGACCGTGTTCGGGTTCTGGATCTACCTGATGAGCGATCTGCTGATCTTCTCGGTCCTGTTCGCCACGTTCGCCGTCCTGTCCAAGGCCACCGCCGGCGGCCCCACCGGCGCGGAACTGTTCGACCTGTCGTTCGTGCTGGTCGAGACCATGCTGCTGCTGATCAGCAGCTTCACCTTCGGCATGGCCATGCTGAACCTGCACGCGGGCCGCGCGCGCCGCGTCATCGGCTGGCTGTGCGTCACTTTCCTGTTCGGCGCCGGCTTCATCGGCATGGAAATCTTCGAATTCCACCACCTGATCACCGAAGGCGCCGGGCCGCAGCGCAGCGCCTACCTGTCGGCTTTCTTCACGCTGATCGGCACCCACGGCCTGCACGTCACGTTCGGCCTGGTGTGGATCGTGGTGATGATCGACATGGTGCGCCGCCACGGCCTGGATCCGGTCAATGTCCGCCGCCTGTCGTGCCTGAGCCTGTTCTGGCACTTCCTGGACATCGTCTGGATCTGCGTGTTTACGTTTGTTTATCTTCTGGGAGCGCTCTGATGTCGCACGACACGATCGCCGCGGCGGACCATGGCCACGGCCATGACAGCGCCGCCCACGGCACCCTGAAATCGTACCTGGTGGGCTTCGGCCTTTCCATTCTGCTGACGCTGGCGTCGTTCGGGCTGGTCATGTCCGGCGCGGTGCCCCGCTCGCTGGCCATGCCGGGCATCATCGTGCTGTGCGTGGCGCAGCTGCTGGTGCAGCTGGTGTACTTCCTGCACATGGGCGCCTCGCGCTCGCAGCGCGACAACCTGTCGGCCTTTGTGTTCGCCGTGTTCGTCATCGCCATCATCGTGGGCGGTTCGGCCTGGGTGCTGCACAACATGAACGCTAATATGATGCACCCCATGCCCGCCGGCATGTAGGCCCCGCGGCGCATTTGCCGGGGCCGGGCGGCTCCGGTATACTGCCGTCCGCGTTGCTGCAGGCAGCGGCGCAGGCGGCACCCGGGGGTGCTTAGCTCAGTTGGTAGAGCGGCGCCCTTACAAGGCGTAGGTCACAGGTTCGACCCCTGTAGCACCCACCACCCCCGCACAGCAAGGCACTCGGCATTCCCGGGTGCCTTTTTGTTTGCCCGGCGCCTGCCCCTTGCCCGGGCGGCCGGCGCCAAAAACACAAAAGCCCTTGAAGTTCCGGCGCGGCACGCCGATTCAAGGGCTTTTCGATCGCGGCGCACGCGCGCCGCGCGATGCCGTGGCTTAGTTGACGGCGTCTTTCAGGGCCTTGCCCGGACGGAACTTCGGCACCTTGGCCTTCTTGATCTTGATGGTTTCGCCGGTGCGCGGATTGCGGCCCGTGCGAGCAGCGCGCGCCGAGACGGCGAACGTGCCGAAGCCCACCAGCGTGACCGTACCGCCCTTTTTGAGCGTGGTCTTGACAGCACCGATCAGGGCGTCAAGCGAACGGCCAGCAGCAGCCTTGGAAATATCAGCCTTGCTGGCGATATGATCGATGAGTTCGGTTTTGTTCATTCAGGTTTACCCCTCACAAGGTATTGGTTCTGTCGGGCGCGCGCTGGCGTCGGAGGAAAACCTCGACGCCGGCAAACGGAAGAACGGACGAGTGGAAATGCTTCTGGGCACTACCAGGCGCAACTGCAAAATTGCTGCGTCGCGGAGACTTCACCGCCACGATACCGTGGTGAAGTGTCAGCGACGCAGAGACGTATTAGGCCTTGCGCCGAAGCGGCTGTCAAGAGGAAAGCTTGCCAAAAGCCGCGCCAATACTGGCTTAGAGCATTACGTAATAGGCGCGCTTGCGTTCGCGCATGGGCGCGCCCGCCGGGCCCCGCCGGCGCGGCGTCAGACGTCGGCCCAGCGGCGCAGCAGATTGTGATAGATGCCGGTAAGCTGCACGATGGACGGATGCCCGGCGGCGTCCTGGTTCAACCGCTGGATGGCCACGTCCATGTCCAACAGCAGGCTGCGCTGGCCGTCTTCGCGCACCAGGCTCTGCATCCAGAAAAAAGCGCTGATGCGCGCGCCGCGCGTCACAGGGTTGACCTTGTGCAGGCTGGTGCCCGGATACAGCACCATGTGCCCGGCCGGCAGCTTGACCGAGCGCGGCCCGTAAGTGTCGTCCACCACCAGCTCGCCACCGTCGTAGGTATCGGGGTCGGAAAAGAACAGCGTGGCCGACAGGTCGGTGCGCACGCGCTCGGACGTGCCGGGCACCACCCGCACGGCGTTGTCGACGTGGTAGCCGAAAGCCTCGCCGCCTTCGTAGCGATTGAACAAGGGCGGAAATATTTTGCGCGGCAGCGCCGCCGACATAAACAGGTTGTTGGCCGACAGCCGCTGCAGGATCAGCCCGCCCAGCTCCTGGGCCAGCGGATGCTGCTCGGGCAGCTGGCGGTTGTGCTTGACCTGCGCCGACTGGTGGCCGGCCGTGACCCGGCCGTCAACCCAGTCGGCCTGTTCCAGGCGCTGGCGCATCTGCGCCGCCTCGGCGGCGCTGAAAACATCGGCAATTTGTATAAGCATGGGGGCCCGCGGGAAAACCGGCGTGGGTTACGCCAGACAGGCCTTGAGCGCCTGGTCGAAGTCGTGCAGCAGGTCGGCCTGGTCTTCGATGCCCACCGACACCCGGATCAGGCTGTCGGCAATGCCCATCTGAGCACGGCGCTCGGCGCCCATTTCATAATAGATGGTGTGCGCCGCCGGCAGCGCCAGGCTGCGCGTATCGCCCAGGTGCGTGGCCATCAGCACGATTTTCAGGTGGTTCAGGAAATCGAAACAATCGACGCCCTCGGCCAGCTCGACCCCCAGCAGCCCGCCGTAGCGGCCGCCGAACAGTTCGGTGGCGCGTTCATGCTGAGGGTGGCCGGGCAGCCCGGGGTAATGCACGCGGGCCACGCCTGGATGCGCGTCCAGCATGCGCGCCAGCGCCAAAGCGTTGCCGCAGTGCGCCGCCATGCGCAGCGCCAGGGTTTCGGCGCCCACGGCGATGCGGTGCGCCGAATCGGCTGACAGCGTGCCGCCCATGTCGCGCAGGCCCTTCTTCTTGATCTGCAGCAGCCCCCAGCCGGTGGACGGCCCCTTGCGGTAGCTGTCGTAGATGTTGGCGTAGCCCGACCAGTCGTACAGCCCGGTGTCGGTAATGGAACCGCCCAGCGCGTCGCCATGGCCGCTGATGTACTTGGACAGCGAATTCATCACCAGCGAGGCGCCCACCGCGCGCCCCTGGAACATCCAGGGCGAAGTCAGCGTGTTGTCGATGACATACACCAGATTGTGCTCGCGGCACAGTTCGCCCATGCCGGCCAGGTCGGCCAGCTGGGTGCCGGGGTTGGCGATGGTTTCGGTGAACACCATGCGGGTGTTGGGCCGCAGGGCGGCGCGCACCTGGGCGATGTCGGTGGGATCGACGTAGCTGACCTCGACGCCCAGCTCGGCCAGCGTGCCCAGCAGGCTGTTGGTATTGCCGAATACGTACTGGCTGGACAGCAGGTGGTCGCCCTTGCGCAGCAGGGTCGAGAACACCGCGGCCAGGGCCGCCATGCCGGTGGCGAACGATACCGTGCCCGCGCCCCCTTCCATTTTGCTGATCTTGGCTTCCAGCGCGGCCGTGGTGGGCGTGCCCTGGCGGCCGTAGGTAAAGCCGGCCTTGCCCTGGAACACCGCCGCCAGCTCGCGCGCGTCGGCGTAGGCGAACTCGGACGAGGTATGGATGGGCTTGTGCACGGCGCCATGCTCGACGGACTGCAGGCGGTCGGAATGAAGAATGGTGGTGGTAAAGCCGTTCTGGTGCATGATGATGAAGACTTGTGAGGGGCGGCGATCGCCGCAGCCGGAAAAGTTTACTCCTGCCGCTGGCGCACGGACTCGTACAGGCACACGGCGCTGGCCACGCTGACGTTCAGGCTTTCAACCGAGCCCAGCATCGGGATATTGACCAGCTGGTCGCAGGTTTCGCGCGTCAGGCGGCGCATGCCCTCGCCTTCGGCGCCCATCACCCAGGCCATCGGCTGGCGCGCATCGACGGCGTGCAGGCGGTCGGCGGCCTGGTCATCGGTGCCCACTACCCAGACGCCCCGCTCTTTCAGGCCGCGCAGCGTGCGCGCCAGGTTGGTGACGGTAATGTAGGGCACCGTGTCGGCGGCCCCGCAGGCCACCCGCTGCACCGTGCTGTTGAGCCCCACGGCGCGGTCGCGCGGCGCCACCACCGCATGCACGCCGGCGGCGTCGGCGGTGCGCAGGCAGGCGCCCAGGTTGTGCGGATCGGTCACCCCGTCCAGCACCAGCAGCAGCGCCGGCCCTTCGATGGTGTCCAGCACCTCGTCGACATCGACCGCCAGCAGGCGCTCTTCGGCCAGCGCCACCACGCCCTGGTGGCGGGTGCCGCGCGCCAGGCCGTCCAGCCGTTCGACCGATACCGGATGCACGCGCCGCCCGGCCCGTTCGGCCTGCTCCAGGAACGTCTGCATGCGCTTGTCGCGGCGCGAGGCCTCGACATAAATGTCTTTGATCGACTCGGGCGCGTGCCGCAGACGCGCCACCACCGCGTGAAACCCCGCCAGTACTTGGGCCGACGCCATGAATATTCACCTTATTGTGGGTAACGAAAGGCCGGCCGCCGGCGCGCCAGGGGCGCCCGGCCGGCCACAGCCGCCATGTTACCGCCTGCGGCGCCGCCCGCGCCGCTCCAGGTGTCTGACTCCGCAGGTGTCAGACACCCGAGGGGGCTACCGGCGCGCGGCTTTCTTGGCGGGCGCGCGCTTCTTGGCGGGCGCCGCCGGCTTGGCGGCCTTCTTGGCCTGGGCGCGCCGCTGTTTGGCGGTTTGCCCTTTCAACGCCGCCGGCTTGGGCGCGGCGGCCTTCTTCACCTTGCGCGGCTCGTCGGGATTGCGCGAGGCGGCCTTGCGCAGCGCCTCGAAACTGGTGCCCTTGACCAGGCGGAACTCGATGCGGCGGGCCTCCAGGTCGACGCGCGACACCTGCACCTGCACCTTGTCGGTCAGCCGGTAGCGCATGCCGGTGCGCTCGCCGCGCAGTTCGTGCAGCGCCTCGTTGAACTGGAAGTACTCGCCGCCCAGTTCCGACACGTGCACCAGGCCTTCCACGTGCAGCGTATCCAGCGTAACAAACACGCCGAAGCTGGCCACGCCGGTGACCGTGCCGCTGAAATCCTCGCCCACCCGCTCTTTGACGAACCAGCACTTCAGCCAGGCCTCGACATCGCGCGAGGCCTCGTCGGCGCGCCGCTCGCTGGCCGACAACAGCAGGCCCAGCTTTTCCCAGGTGGCGTGCTCATGCTCTCGCTGCGTGCGGCCGATGACCATCGGCTGGTCTTCCAGGCCCGGCACATAGCGCCGGCCGGCCAGCAGCGCCTTGATCACGCGGTGCGTCAGCAGGTCGGGATAGCGCCGGATCGGCGATGTGAAATGGCTGTAGGCCGGATACGCCAGGCCGAAATGGCCGACATTGTCCGGGCTGTAGATGGCCTGCTGCATCGAGCGCAGGCACATCGTCTGCAGCAGCTGGAAATCGGGCCGGCTGCGCACACTGTCGAGGAATTCGCCGTAGTCCTTGGCGGTGGGCGCATCGCCGCCGCCCAGCGACAGGCCCATGGTGCGCAGGAATTCGCGCAGCGAAGTCAGGCGTTCCGGCGTGGGGCCTTCGTGAATGCGGTACAGGCCGGGATGCTTGCTGCGGCTCATGAAATCGGCCGCGCAGGTATTGGCCGCCAGCATGCATTCTTCGATGAGCTTGTGCGCGTCGTTGCGCACCACGCCCACGATCTGCTCGATGCGGCCCAGCTCGTTGCAGACGATCTTGGTCTCGACCGTGTCGAAATCGATGGCGCCGCGCTTCTTGCGCTGCTGCACCAGCAGTTGGTAGAGCTCGTGCAAGTGGCGCACGTGCGGCATGACCTCGCCCAGCGCATGCGCCACCGGCCCGCCCGGCTGCTGCAGGGCTTCCCAGACCTGGGTGTAGGTCGTGCGCGCATGCGAATGCATGACCGCGTTGTAGAACTGATAGGCCGTGATGGTGCCCGCCTTGGCGCCCGAGGCCGGGATCACCATGTCGCATACCAGCACCAGCCGGTCGACCTGCGGGTTCAGCGAACACAGCCCGTTGGACAGCGATTCGGGCAGCATCGGGATCACCCGGCGCGGGAAATACACGCTGGTGCCGCGCTCGAGCGCGTCGTCGTCCAGGGCGTCATCGGGCGTGACATAGTGGCTGACGTCGGCAATGGCCACCAGCAGGCGCCAGGCCGGCCGCTTGCGCTGGCCGCTGCCCAGTTCCACCGGCTCGCAGTACACCGCGTCGTCGAAGTCGCGCGCGTCTTCGCCGTCGATGGTGATGAGCGGCACGTCGCGCAGGTCGATGCGGTCTTTCAGGTCGGCCTTGCGCACCACATCGGGCAGGCGCGCGGCCTGCTTGGCGGCGGGCTCGGAAAACTCGACCGGCACGTCGAACTTGCGTACCGCGATCTCGATCTCCATGCCGGGGTCGTCGATTTCGCCCAGCACTTCGGAAACCCGGCCCAGCGGCTGAGTGTGGCGGGTCGGCTGTTCCATGATCTGCACCGCCACCACCTGGCCGTGCTGTGCGCCGTTGGTGTCGCCCGGCGGAATCAGGATGTCGTGCTTGATGCGCTGGTCTTCCGGCACCACGATGGACAGGCCGTGCTCGTGCAGAAAGCGGCCCACCAGCTTGTTGGTGCGCCGTTCGATGACCTCGACGATCATGCCTTCGGGCTTGCCGCGGTATTCGCCCGAAGGCTTGACCAATACGCGGTCGCCGTGCAGCACCTTGAGCATTTCGCGCGGCGACAGGAACAGGTCGGGGCCGCCGTCGTCGCGCAGCAGGAAGCCGAAGCCGTCGCGGTGGCCCTGCACCTTGCCCGCCACGAAGTCCAGCTTGGTGGCCAGCAGCAGCACCCCCTTGCGGTTGGGCATCAGCTGGCCATCGCGCTCCATGGCGCCCAGGCGGCGTTCGAAGCCCACCAGCGTGGCGGGCCGCTCGACGCCCATGCGCTCGGCCAGCTCGGCCGGCGACAGCGGCGCCCCGGCCGACCGCAGCGCCTTCAGAATGGCTTCGCGCGAGGGCACATCGGGGTCGAAGTCGGGGGGCGTTTCGGGCAACACGAATCCTGATCTGCCGTTGTTATTGTTATTGGAATCTTTACTCGATCGTTTTGCCAAAGTTGGGAATCCTGTATATAATCTTTTGCTTCTGTGGTCTGCCCAAGGCTGATCACTGCAGCAAGGCCTGTATGGTAATGCATGTAGCACGTTGCTAGGTTGTTTGCAGCGTATCATACAAACCCGCAAGGTTTTGCTCAGTGCCCAGGTGGCGGAATTGGTAGACGCGCATGGTTCAGGTCCATGTGCCGCAAGGTGTGGAGGTTCGAGTCCTCTCCTGGGCACCACGGAATTCAGGCAGTTCGGGGCACCCCCGAATCGCCGCCCGGCCCCCGGCAGCCCTTCAAGGCTCCCGGGGGTTTGTTTTTTGCCCGGCGCGGCGGCCCTCGGCCCGGCTGCCGGCGCGCCGCACATGGTCGCGCTCGTAGCGCGCCTGCCCCATGGCGGCAATCTGCCCTCCCACCAGCTCGTCAAAAGGCCTGAGCAGCGCGGCGAACGATCGCGGCGCCTCCAGCGCGTCCAGCGCCGCGGCCACTGCCTCGATGGTGGCCAGCGCCTGCGGATGCCCGGCATGGCGCACCCGGTAGCGCGACTCCGGCCCGCCCGCCAGGGCCGCCCGCGGCAGCGCCGCCAGATCCGGATGCGCCGCGAGCAGCTGGCGCGCATGACGCCAGGTGCCATCCGGCACCACCAACAGCCGCGGCGGCCCCGCCGGGTGGGCCGGGCCCGCGGGCGCCAGCACCTCGGCCCCTTCGCCCGGAAACAGCAGCCAGGGCTGGTAGCCCGCCACTTGCCACAAGGCGGCATCGAACTGCCGCCCCACGTGCAGGCTGGCATTGCGCAGGCCCAGCACCGCCAGCCGGGCGGTATTCAACGCGTGGCGCGCCTCTTCCGGGTGCTGCAGCACCAGCACGCGGGTGCGGCTGTCCAGCGACGGAATCCACCGGCACAGGCAGTGCGCCAGCGGCCGCCGGCAGCGCGCGCAGGCGGCCCGCCCGCCCGAGTTGCGCCCGGCCTGAAAAGTGTGCATAATGCGCGTCCTCTGATGTTCAAACGCGATTAAACAACACCGCGCCCGAACAACAGCGCCCAGGTGGCGGAATTGGTAGACGCGCATGGTTCAGGTCCATGTGCCGCAAGGTGTGGAGGTTCGAGTCCTCTCCTGGGCACCAATTACTACATCGCGACTTACCTTCGCGATGCGCCGAAAACCCCGATTGCCGCAAGGCATCGGGGTTTTTTATTTGGCTTTTCCCGCCCAGCCGGCGGCCGGGTTGCGCGTCAATCGCCCAGCGCGCGCGTCATGGCGATGTGCTCGATGCCGGCCTCGACGAACGTTTCACCTTGCGCCGCGAATCCGTGGGCTTCGTAAAAGCGGCGGGCATGGGTCTGGGCATGCAGCAACAGCAGGCGGTGGCCGTCGCCATGCCCCTGCGCGATCAGCGCATCCAGCACTTGCCCGCCGACGCCGCTGCCGCGGGCCGCCTTGCGCACGGCCATGCGCCCGATATGGCCATCGGGCAGCAGCCGTCCGGTGGCAACGGGCGTGCCGTCGCCGCCATAGGCCACGGCGTGCACGGCCACCGGGTCGTCGTCGTCGAGCTCGATATCGACCGGCACCGACTGTTCCAGCACGAACACTTCGTGCCGCACGGCGTAGGCATCATCGCGCAGGCGCTCCCAGGTTCCCAGGACAATACGGACAGCGGACGGGGTAGGCATGGCGGGTCTCCTGCAATGGTCGGTAAAGGCTCGGCCTCTGTGGCACACCCGGATTTTCGCAGGCAAAGCGCCCGGCTGGAACCCGCCGGCGCACAGTAGAATGGGCGCACTTCAAATCGCCCCCCCGCCATGCAAGCCGTTGTCACTGCCGCCCTGCCGGTTTTCGCCCTCATCCTGACCGGCTGGCTGGCGGCCCGCTGGCGCGTGCTGGGCCCGGCCGCCACCGATGCGCTGAATCGCTATGTGGTGTATCTGTCGCTGCCGGCGCTGCTGTTTCGCGCCATGGCCCATGCCGACCCCGGCCAGCTGCACTGGGGATTCGTGGCGGCGTTCGCCGGCGGCATCGCCATTACCTTCGCCGCGACCTGCGTGCGGCCGCGGCGCCGCGCCCCGCCCCTCACCGATCTCAGCATCGAAGGGCTGGCGGCGTCTTACACCAACGCCGGCTACATGGGCATCCCGCTGTGCCTGGCCCTGCTCGGCCCGGCCAGCCTGGCGCCGGCGGTCATTACTACCCTGCTCACCGCCTGCGTGCTGTTCGGCGCCGCCATCGCCCTGATCGAATTCGACCAGCACCGCGACCGCAGCCTGGCCGCCACCCTGGCCAAGGTGGCGCGGGCGCTGGTCCGCAATCCGCTGCTGATCGCGCCGCTGCTCGGCCTGGCCTGCACGGGGTCCGGCCTGGCGCTGCCGGCCGGCCTGGACCGCTACGTCGAGTTGCTGGGCGCCTCGGCCAGCCCGTGCGCCCTGGTCACCATCGGCCTGTTCCTGGCCCAGGCCCAGCCCGGCGGCAGCCGCGCCGCCGTGGGCCGGCTGGTGGCCGGCAAGCTGCTGCTGCAGCCCGCCGCCACCGCGGTGCTGGCTTTCCTGGTTTTCCCCATGCCACCGCTGTGGGCCTCGTGCGCGGTGCTCATGGCGGCCCTGCCCATCGGCACCGGGCCCTTCATGCTGGCGCAGATGTACGGCCGCGACGCGCGCGCCACCTCGCGCGCCATCCTGC
This genomic window from Bordetella petrii contains:
- a CDS encoding AEC family transporter — its product is MQAVVTAALPVFALILTGWLAARWRVLGPAATDALNRYVVYLSLPALLFRAMAHADPGQLHWGFVAAFAGGIAITFAATCVRPRRRAPPLTDLSIEGLAASYTNAGYMGIPLCLALLGPASLAPAVITTLLTACVLFGAAIALIEFDQHRDRSLAATLAKVARALVRNPLLIAPLLGLACTGSGLALPAGLDRYVELLGASASPCALVTIGLFLAQAQPGGSRAAVGRLVAGKLLLQPAATAVLAFLVFPMPPLWASCAVLMAALPIGTGPFMLAQMYGRDARATSRAILLSTILSVPTITLLVAWISSRLS